In a single window of the Prevotella melaninogenica genome:
- the typA gene encoding translational GTPase TypA, which produces MQDIRNIAVIAHVDHGKTTLVDKMMLAGKLFRDGQDNSGEVLDSNDLERERGITILSKNVSINWKGVKINILDTPGHSDFGGEVERVLNMADGCLLLVDAFEGPMPQTRFVLQKALQLGLKPVVVINKVDKPNCRPEEVYEMVFDLMCDLNATEDQLNFPVVYGSAKNGWMSEDWKKPTDNIEYLLDLIIEAIPAPKQIEGTPQMLITSLDYSSYTGRIAVGRVHRGTLKDGQNITICHRDGSQERTRIKELHTFEGMGHKKTDAVDSGDICAVIGLEKFEIGDTIADFENPEPLPPIAVDEPTMSMLFTINDSPFFGKEGKFCTSRHISDRLSKELEKNLALRVLPMEDSMDKWIVSGRGVLHLSVLIETMRREGYELQVGQPQVIYKEIDGQKCEPIEELTINVPTDFSSKMIDMVTRRKGELLGMDAEGERVNITFEIPSRGIIGLRTNVLTASQGEAIMAHRFKDYQPFKGEIVRRTNGSMIALEAGTAYAYAIDKLQDRGKFFIDSGEEVYGGQVVGEHVHDNDLVINVTKAKQLTNVRASGSDEKARVIPKTEMSLEECLEYIKGNEYVEVTPKNIRMRKITLDHNDRKRESKD; this is translated from the coding sequence ATGCAAGATATTCGTAACATCGCAGTTATTGCGCACGTAGACCATGGTAAGACGACCTTGGTTGACAAGATGATGCTCGCTGGAAAACTTTTCCGTGACGGACAAGACAACAGCGGAGAAGTTCTCGACTCTAATGACTTGGAGCGCGAACGAGGGATAACAATTCTGAGTAAGAATGTAAGTATTAATTGGAAAGGAGTAAAAATCAATATTCTCGACACACCAGGTCACTCTGACTTTGGTGGTGAGGTTGAGCGTGTACTGAACATGGCAGACGGCTGTCTGTTGCTCGTAGATGCTTTTGAAGGACCTATGCCACAGACACGTTTTGTGCTGCAAAAGGCCTTACAACTGGGGTTGAAACCTGTTGTTGTTATCAATAAGGTTGATAAACCAAACTGTCGTCCAGAGGAAGTATATGAGATGGTGTTCGATCTTATGTGCGATCTTAACGCTACAGAAGATCAGTTGAACTTCCCAGTTGTCTATGGTTCAGCTAAGAACGGCTGGATGAGTGAGGATTGGAAGAAGCCAACAGATAATATTGAATATCTGCTCGACCTCATTATTGAGGCCATCCCTGCGCCTAAGCAGATTGAAGGAACACCACAGATGTTGATTACATCTTTGGACTATTCAAGCTATACTGGACGTATCGCTGTTGGTCGTGTACACCGTGGTACATTGAAGGACGGACAGAATATTACTATCTGTCACCGTGATGGTTCACAGGAACGCACACGAATTAAGGAACTACATACCTTTGAGGGTATGGGACATAAGAAGACTGATGCCGTTGATTCAGGCGATATCTGTGCAGTAATCGGCTTAGAGAAGTTTGAAATTGGTGATACTATCGCTGATTTTGAGAATCCTGAACCACTGCCACCAATCGCTGTTGACGAGCCTACTATGAGTATGCTCTTCACCATCAACGACTCTCCATTCTTCGGAAAGGAAGGTAAGTTCTGTACCTCTCGCCATATCAGTGACCGTTTGAGCAAGGAACTTGAGAAGAACCTTGCGCTCCGTGTACTTCCTATGGAGGACTCAATGGACAAGTGGATTGTTAGTGGACGTGGCGTACTTCACCTCTCTGTTCTCATTGAGACTATGCGTCGCGAGGGCTATGAGTTGCAGGTAGGTCAGCCACAGGTTATCTACAAGGAGATTGACGGCCAAAAGTGTGAGCCTATCGAAGAGTTGACAATCAATGTTCCTACCGACTTCTCAAGTAAGATGATTGATATGGTAACTCGTCGTAAGGGCGAACTTCTTGGTATGGATGCAGAAGGTGAGCGTGTGAATATCACCTTTGAAATCCCTTCACGTGGTATCATTGGTCTGCGTACCAACGTATTGACAGCCAGTCAGGGTGAAGCTATCATGGCACACCGCTTCAAAGATTATCAGCCATTTAAGGGCGAAATTGTACGACGTACAAATGGTTCAATGATTGCTTTGGAGGCTGGTACTGCCTACGCTTACGCAATTGACAAGCTACAGGATCGTGGTAAGTTCTTCATCGATTCAGGTGAGGAGGTTTATGGCGGACAGGTTGTTGGTGAGCATGTTCACGACAATGACCTTGTCATTAACGTTACTAAGGCAAAGCAGTTGACCAACGTCCGTGCATCTGGTTCTGACGAGAAGGCACGCGTTATCCCTAAGACTGAGATGAGCCTTGAGGAATGTCTTGAGTACATTAAGGGTAACGAATATGTTGAGGTAACTCCAAAGAACATTCGTATGCGTAAGATTACGCTCGATCATAATGATCGTAAGCGTGAGAGTAAAGATTAA
- the rpsO gene encoding 30S ribosomal protein S15, translated as MYLDKTKKAEIFAQYGKGQSTTDTGSAESQIALFSYRIKHLTEHVKKNRKDYVTTRSLTQLVGKRRALLDYLYDRDIERYRAIIKALGLRK; from the coding sequence ATGTATTTAGACAAGACAAAGAAGGCAGAAATCTTCGCACAGTATGGTAAGGGTCAGAGCACAACAGACACTGGTTCAGCTGAGAGCCAGATTGCACTTTTCTCTTATCGTATCAAGCACTTGACAGAGCATGTTAAGAAGAACCGTAAGGACTACGTTACTACTCGTTCATTGACACAGCTCGTAGGTAAGCGTCGTGCATTGCTCGATTACCTCTACGATCGCGACATTGAGCGTTACCGTGCTATCATCAAGGCTTTGGGTCTCCGTAAGTAA